One stretch of Halobacillus litoralis DNA includes these proteins:
- a CDS encoding GntR family transcriptional regulator → MAAPLYRRIAQQIKEEIQSGIWKEGEAIPTEMHLSERYGASRVTVRQAIKGLVEEGLLEKIQGSGTYVKEQKIEHNIFELLSFTEEMRRLNKEPVNKVLHFELKEAEDHVKRMLKLADGEKVFYVRRQRLVDDIPYVVEDTYLPVSMFPNLSYGIMTGSKYDYIEKEVGMKIKDSFQEVIPVLPSTDIAEALTVEESMPILKIQLYSVFVDGSIFEYSENYFKSDEYKFTLRASGP, encoded by the coding sequence ATGGCTGCGCCTTTGTATCGTAGAATTGCTCAACAAATTAAAGAGGAAATCCAATCGGGAATATGGAAAGAAGGGGAAGCGATCCCGACAGAAATGCATCTGTCAGAAAGGTATGGAGCATCCCGGGTGACGGTAAGACAGGCAATCAAAGGTCTTGTCGAAGAGGGGCTTCTTGAGAAAATACAGGGGAGCGGTACGTATGTGAAAGAGCAGAAGATTGAACACAACATTTTCGAACTACTGAGTTTCACTGAAGAAATGAGACGTTTAAACAAAGAACCTGTGAATAAAGTCCTCCACTTTGAATTGAAAGAAGCAGAGGACCATGTGAAACGCATGTTAAAACTTGCCGATGGGGAGAAGGTTTTTTACGTCCGACGACAAAGACTTGTCGATGATATTCCCTATGTTGTCGAGGATACGTATCTGCCGGTTTCCATGTTTCCAAATCTTTCCTATGGGATTATGACCGGTTCGAAATATGATTATATTGAAAAAGAAGTGGGGATGAAAATCAAAGACAGCTTTCAGGAAGTCATCCCGGTGCTGCCTTCAACGGATATTGCAGAAGCACTTACGGTCGAGGAATCCATGCCGATTTTGAAAATTCAATTGTATAGTGTTTTTGTTGATGGGTCGATCTTTGAATATAGTGAAAACTATTTCAAAAGTGATGAATACAAGTTTACCCTCAGGGCTTCCGGGCCCTGA
- a CDS encoding GerAB/ArcD/ProY family transporter: protein MDNQTISPRQFMFLVILFSVGSSILIVPTPLTAHAKQDAWMSISISIAVGLLLVVLYNHIATLMKGQTFVQATISVFGNWLGRVLLFFYLSFLYILASLVLRNIGDFMTTQIIPETPLQFTHILFLIVVIWGTYLGLEAIGRSSEMFMPWVVLLLVFFTITLSPQIKMENLQPVLSNGIVPVLDTSTFVIGTPLLEMVTFLMIIPYVKDGKTKKRAWLLGTFIGGAVLTLITLLCVLILGSDLTALNTYPSYKLAQKINIAGFLEGLEIIIAIIWMITIFFKMVILYYSTSVGIAQFLTMEDHRPLLLPLGMGMVVLSIIAYPDVAYFETFINETWFPFAITHGLIIPLIVWTGLLFKAKKQNKTQQPPSSPS, encoded by the coding sequence ATGGATAATCAGACGATCAGCCCCCGGCAGTTTATGTTTCTAGTCATCTTGTTTTCTGTGGGAAGTTCCATTTTGATCGTCCCTACCCCGCTTACGGCCCACGCAAAACAGGATGCCTGGATGTCCATTTCCATTTCCATTGCTGTTGGATTGCTTCTTGTTGTTCTATACAATCACATTGCTACACTGATGAAAGGACAAACATTCGTCCAGGCTACGATTTCTGTTTTTGGGAACTGGCTGGGCAGAGTGCTGCTTTTTTTCTATCTTTCTTTCCTTTATATTCTTGCTTCCCTTGTTTTAAGAAACATCGGTGACTTCATGACCACCCAAATCATTCCAGAAACACCCTTGCAGTTTACTCATATCCTTTTTTTGATCGTTGTCATATGGGGAACTTACCTTGGACTAGAAGCCATCGGACGATCTTCAGAAATGTTTATGCCCTGGGTTGTCCTCCTGTTGGTCTTTTTCACCATCACATTATCTCCGCAAATAAAAATGGAGAATTTACAACCGGTTCTTAGCAATGGAATCGTTCCTGTCCTGGACACTTCTACATTCGTGATCGGTACACCATTATTAGAAATGGTCACTTTTCTTATGATCATTCCTTATGTCAAAGATGGGAAAACAAAAAAAAGAGCCTGGCTGTTAGGAACTTTCATTGGTGGCGCTGTCTTAACGTTAATTACTCTTTTATGCGTCCTGATTTTAGGCAGCGATTTAACTGCGTTGAACACCTATCCAAGCTACAAATTAGCTCAAAAAATCAATATCGCCGGTTTTTTAGAAGGTTTGGAGATTATCATCGCTATCATTTGGATGATTACAATTTTCTTTAAAATGGTCATCCTTTATTATTCAACCTCTGTAGGCATCGCCCAATTTCTGACCATGGAAGACCACCGCCCTTTATTGCTCCCCTTGGGAATGGGAATGGTCGTATTATCCATTATCGCATACCCGGATGTCGCTTATTTTGAGACTTTCATCAATGAAACATGGTTTCCGTTTGCCATTACGCACGGTCTAATCATTCCTTTAATTGTTTGGACGGGCTTGCTTTTCAAAGCGAAAAAACAAAATAAAACCCAACAACCTCCTTCCTCACCCTCATAG
- a CDS encoding Ger(x)C family spore germination protein, whose translation MNLYNKAIFLAICLLLLSGCWNSKELDDLGIVVAVGIDKTEDNQFLLITQVINPSEIATDAPTTRPPVSIYESTGDSLFEAFRNMTEKSPRKMYLSQLRLLVIGRKLAEEGILPSLDAFYRDHEFRTAFFVTIAKDTGVKDLLNVLTPYEKIPANKLMHSMEAVQRSLGSSRGVVIDELIAQIRSKGQNPVLPGLLIDGNAEVGTSIENIEKIDAPTQLRIDNLAVMEEDRLIGWLKPEESKGLNYITGDMESTTVSYPCEDKGLISVEVLRTDNSLKAKFDDGNPTISIELELEGNVGELDCPIDLTKAESIETINGEVENRVKQKMQAAIKAAQEDFGSDIFGFGNLIHRKNPAYWKTIENNWNSKFKELKIDIQVKAQIRRKGNSTQPITKEE comes from the coding sequence ATGAACCTATATAATAAAGCGATCTTCCTGGCGATTTGCCTGCTACTTCTTTCCGGATGTTGGAATAGTAAAGAGTTAGATGACCTTGGAATTGTCGTAGCTGTCGGAATCGATAAAACAGAAGACAACCAGTTCCTATTGATCACTCAAGTCATCAACCCGTCAGAAATAGCGACAGATGCACCAACTACAAGGCCGCCTGTTTCCATTTATGAATCAACAGGAGATTCCCTCTTCGAAGCTTTTCGGAATATGACAGAAAAGTCTCCGAGGAAAATGTATCTGTCACAACTACGCCTGCTTGTGATCGGAAGAAAATTGGCAGAGGAAGGCATCCTCCCATCTCTTGATGCTTTTTATAGAGACCATGAATTCCGGACCGCATTTTTTGTGACCATTGCGAAGGATACAGGAGTTAAAGATCTTTTGAATGTCCTCACTCCGTATGAAAAAATTCCTGCCAACAAACTCATGCATTCGATGGAAGCCGTGCAGAGAAGTCTAGGAAGTTCAAGAGGGGTTGTCATTGATGAACTGATTGCTCAAATCCGTAGTAAAGGGCAAAACCCAGTGCTCCCAGGCCTGCTCATTGATGGCAATGCTGAAGTTGGTACATCGATTGAGAATATAGAAAAAATTGATGCCCCTACACAATTACGAATTGATAACCTTGCCGTTATGGAAGAGGATCGATTGATCGGCTGGTTAAAACCTGAGGAAAGCAAAGGCTTGAACTATATTACAGGTGACATGGAAAGTACAACCGTTTCATACCCTTGCGAAGATAAAGGACTTATTAGTGTAGAAGTGCTTCGGACAGACAACAGTTTAAAGGCGAAGTTCGACGATGGGAACCCCACCATATCCATTGAATTAGAATTGGAAGGTAATGTAGGAGAATTAGACTGTCCCATCGACCTTACGAAGGCAGAATCCATTGAAACCATTAATGGAGAAGTTGAAAATAGGGTCAAGCAGAAGATGCAAGCTGCAATCAAAGCTGCGCAAGAAGACTTCGGAAGTGATATTTTCGGGTTCGGTAATCTCATCCACCGAAAAAATCCTGCCTATTGGAAGACGATAGAAAACAATTGGAATAGCAAGTTCAAAGAATTAAAGATCGACATTCAAGTCAAAGCTCAAATTCGAAGAAAAGGAAATTCCACCCAACCCATTACAAAAGAAGAATAG
- a CDS encoding spore germination protein, translating into MKDNTTNEKTSPNTQPLSPSLDENLNDIRTTLGNSSDLVTRPFSIHKTSAAVLYMDGLVDKNTVQNFILEALMLEVPEKRHLTHHLYTSIKEANLPIGEMAEVKDKQDLLKKLLSGETILLLDKQTKALSASTKGWRDRGVQETTSESVIRGPKEAFTETIRTNTALLRRKIKDPNLRVEAKTIGRKTCTDVAVVYLEGTAEKEVLDQVMERLDQIDIDAVLESGYIEEFIQDAQYSPFPTVYNSEKPDAIAGGILEGRVAILIDGTPNVLLVPALFVNFMQSSEDYYQRADIGTLVRLLRLFCFSVALFMPSLYIAFTTFHHEMIPPPLLISLASQRDGVPFPAFVEALMMELTFEVLREAGVRLPKPVGSAVSIVGALVLGQSAVQAGLVSPAMVIVVAITAISSFVFPTYNMAISIRILRFPMMILAATFGLFGIILGMIAIVFHLSSLNSFGKPYMAPLAPMIGKDQKDVLIRLPHWGLLSRPSFFTKSDQKRVDSTSKER; encoded by the coding sequence GTGAAGGATAATACGACGAATGAAAAGACTTCCCCTAACACTCAGCCTCTCTCACCATCATTAGATGAAAATTTGAACGATATCCGCACAACACTCGGAAATAGCTCGGACCTTGTGACACGTCCCTTTTCCATTCATAAGACATCCGCTGCTGTCCTTTACATGGATGGACTTGTAGATAAGAACACGGTACAAAACTTCATTTTGGAAGCTTTAATGCTTGAGGTTCCAGAAAAAAGGCATTTGACTCACCATCTATATACATCCATTAAAGAGGCCAATCTCCCCATTGGTGAAATGGCGGAAGTGAAAGATAAACAGGACCTACTGAAGAAATTACTTTCTGGTGAAACCATTTTACTCCTAGACAAGCAAACGAAAGCTTTATCAGCAAGTACAAAAGGCTGGCGCGACAGAGGCGTCCAAGAAACTACATCAGAAAGCGTCATCCGCGGGCCAAAAGAAGCTTTCACTGAAACGATCAGAACAAACACCGCTCTATTAAGACGGAAAATTAAAGATCCTAACCTCAGAGTAGAAGCGAAAACCATCGGAAGGAAAACTTGTACGGACGTTGCCGTTGTTTATTTAGAGGGCACAGCTGAAAAAGAAGTCCTTGATCAAGTGATGGAAAGACTGGACCAAATCGATATCGATGCCGTGTTAGAAAGTGGATATATTGAGGAATTCATTCAGGATGCTCAGTATTCCCCGTTCCCTACGGTTTATAATTCAGAAAAGCCGGATGCCATTGCTGGGGGAATCTTGGAAGGCAGGGTTGCCATCCTGATTGATGGTACGCCGAATGTCCTTTTAGTGCCTGCTCTATTTGTGAATTTCATGCAGTCCAGTGAAGACTATTACCAAAGAGCAGACATCGGAACACTGGTGAGATTACTTCGATTGTTTTGTTTTTCGGTAGCCTTGTTTATGCCATCATTATATATCGCTTTTACAACGTTCCACCATGAAATGATTCCCCCTCCACTTTTGATCAGTCTTGCTTCTCAAAGGGACGGGGTTCCTTTCCCAGCCTTTGTGGAAGCTTTAATGATGGAGTTGACCTTTGAAGTCCTACGGGAAGCCGGGGTCCGTCTACCAAAACCCGTCGGTTCAGCTGTCTCCATTGTTGGGGCGCTCGTACTCGGTCAATCAGCTGTCCAAGCGGGCCTTGTTTCTCCCGCCATGGTCATCGTAGTAGCCATTACGGCAATCAGCAGTTTCGTGTTTCCTACTTACAATATGGCGATCTCCATTAGAATTCTCCGTTTTCCAATGATGATTCTGGCGGCCACTTTTGGGCTATTCGGTATCATTTTAGGTATGATTGCTATCGTTTTTCATTTAAGCAGCTTAAATTCGTTCGGAAAGCCTTATATGGCCCCTCTCGCACCTATGATAGGGAAAGACCAAAAAGATGTCTTGATCCGTTTACCCCATTGGGGCCTTCTTTCCCGGCCTAGTTTCTTTACGAAAAGCGACCAAAAACGTGTCGATTCCACTTCAAAAGAGAGGTAG
- a CDS encoding GNAT family N-acetyltransferase — protein sequence MSRIHLVETKDRRLFMADLLLADESETIVESYIDDGVFYTIYLKDGHIGVCLFVFPEENTVEIKNIALQEAYRGKGFGKRVIDASCSLFHKTGTKKCSSELLILV from the coding sequence ATGAGCCGTATTCATTTAGTGGAAACGAAAGACCGCCGCCTTTTCATGGCAGACCTTCTGCTGGCTGATGAATCTGAAACCATTGTTGAAAGCTATATTGATGATGGTGTGTTCTATACCATTTATCTGAAGGATGGACATATTGGTGTCTGTTTGTTCGTGTTTCCTGAAGAGAACACGGTCGAAATCAAGAACATCGCCTTACAAGAAGCCTATCGAGGAAAAGGATTTGGAAAACGAGTAATTGACGCATCCTGTTCACTTTTTCATAAAACGGGTACAAAGAAATGCTCGTCGGAACTTCTAATTCTAGTATAG
- a CDS encoding lysine N(6)-hydroxylase/L-ornithine N(5)-oxygenase family protein produces the protein MMEQREKIYDLIGVGVGPFNLSLAALLDEIDEVEPLFFEQNEAFDWHPGMLIEGTKMQVPFIADLVTMADPTNKYSFLNYISKNERMYQFYFLQRLDIPRREYNDYCQWVARQLDSCRFGRRVTNIKHYKDNDELFEVEVTNVESGETEVYRTKNLVMGTGSVPVMPRSFQDASSEDVFHTADFLPNQDRCRKAESITVVGSGQSAAETFRELLKEQRDCGYRLDWITRSASFESMEESKLSLEHFSPDYVNYFYQLPQKQKDEIFANQGLYYKGISNHTINDIYNLLYEYSVGREELDVGLQVLSEVKDVRPKAGGGYELECYHYQKKETFTHETDLVIAATGYKPLVPDFIHHLEDFLDWDEEGRYKVTADYRLVTTEETANEIYVHSGISHTHGVGSTNLGLSIHRNKVIINHLVGREVFPTNEKNIFQSFTV, from the coding sequence ATGATGGAACAACGAGAAAAGATCTATGATTTGATCGGAGTAGGTGTAGGACCTTTCAATTTAAGTCTGGCTGCTTTGCTGGATGAGATAGACGAAGTCGAACCCCTCTTTTTTGAACAGAATGAAGCTTTTGACTGGCATCCGGGAATGTTAATTGAAGGGACAAAAATGCAAGTCCCTTTTATTGCTGATTTGGTGACAATGGCAGATCCGACGAACAAATACAGCTTTTTGAACTATATCAGCAAAAATGAGCGGATGTATCAGTTTTACTTTTTGCAGCGGCTCGACATCCCGAGAAGAGAATACAATGACTACTGCCAATGGGTTGCTCGACAGCTCGACAGCTGCCGATTTGGGAGAAGAGTTACGAATATAAAGCATTACAAGGATAATGACGAGCTTTTCGAAGTAGAAGTGACGAATGTAGAAAGTGGAGAAACCGAGGTGTACCGCACGAAGAATTTAGTCATGGGTACAGGAAGCGTGCCGGTCATGCCGCGCTCTTTCCAAGATGCTTCTTCAGAAGACGTTTTCCATACAGCAGACTTCCTGCCGAATCAGGACCGCTGTCGTAAGGCGGAGTCCATCACAGTTGTCGGTTCAGGACAAAGTGCGGCTGAGACCTTTCGCGAACTGCTGAAAGAGCAGCGTGATTGTGGCTATCGTCTCGATTGGATTACGCGATCGGCGAGTTTTGAGTCGATGGAAGAATCAAAGCTAAGCCTCGAGCATTTTTCACCGGATTACGTGAATTATTTTTACCAGCTTCCACAAAAGCAGAAAGATGAGATCTTCGCTAATCAAGGACTATATTATAAAGGAATCAGCAATCATACGATCAATGACATCTACAATCTCTTATATGAGTATTCGGTCGGTCGGGAAGAGCTGGATGTCGGATTGCAGGTACTTAGTGAAGTGAAGGATGTTCGTCCAAAAGCAGGTGGTGGCTATGAACTCGAATGCTATCACTATCAGAAAAAGGAGACGTTCACCCATGAAACGGATCTCGTGATTGCAGCAACGGGTTACAAGCCTTTGGTTCCAGACTTTATCCACCACTTGGAGGATTTCCTTGATTGGGATGAAGAAGGAAGATACAAAGTGACCGCGGATTATCGACTTGTAACTACGGAAGAGACAGCGAACGAAATTTATGTCCACAGTGGGATATCGCATACCCATGGTGTAGGTTCGACCAACCTGGGATTATCTATCCACCGGAATAAAGTCATCATCAACCACCTCGTGGGACGCGAAGTTTTCCCTACGAACGAAAAAAATATTTTCCAGTCCTTCACGGTCTAA
- the argC gene encoding N-acetyl-gamma-glutamyl-phosphate reductase: MKAGIVGATGYGGIELLRLLTNHPQVKTITLYSSSQAGEKFEDIYPQFHGGESYVLQDLVPEKMKEDLDVIFLATPSGVSSKLTPQLQGGHAKVIDLSGDLRLKEPTSYEQWYKKEAAPDDTLENAIYGLPEWNQERIQEADIIANPGCYPTATLLGLGPVVKEGLVKPDSVVIDAKSGVSGAGKNPNPITHFAHAQENFQIYKVNQHQHIPEIEQQLSIWDDQIEPVTFSTHLVPMTRGIMATIYLQLKEEVSEEDLRQKFKSYYESQPFVRVRESGGFPCTKDVYGSNFCDIGLTIDARTKRVTIVSVIDNLMKGAASQAVQNMNLVFRYDEKTGLAPLPVYP, translated from the coding sequence GTGAAAGCAGGGATCGTAGGTGCGACCGGGTACGGCGGAATAGAATTGCTCCGCTTATTAACAAATCATCCACAAGTTAAAACGATAACCTTATATTCATCTTCCCAGGCAGGGGAGAAATTTGAAGACATTTACCCTCAATTCCATGGGGGAGAATCTTATGTGTTACAAGATTTAGTACCGGAGAAGATGAAGGAAGATTTGGACGTCATTTTCCTTGCGACTCCGTCTGGGGTTTCAAGTAAATTGACTCCTCAGCTGCAGGGCGGCCATGCAAAGGTCATTGATCTTTCTGGAGATTTGAGGTTAAAAGAGCCCACATCTTATGAACAGTGGTATAAAAAAGAAGCAGCTCCTGATGATACGCTGGAAAATGCCATCTATGGGCTCCCAGAGTGGAATCAAGAGCGAATACAGGAAGCCGACATTATTGCCAATCCAGGGTGCTATCCAACCGCGACATTACTTGGTTTGGGCCCCGTAGTCAAAGAAGGTTTGGTGAAGCCTGACTCTGTCGTGATTGATGCGAAATCAGGGGTCTCAGGTGCGGGGAAAAATCCAAATCCGATCACCCATTTTGCTCATGCCCAGGAAAATTTTCAAATTTATAAAGTGAATCAACATCAACACATCCCGGAAATTGAACAACAATTGTCCATATGGGACGACCAAATAGAGCCTGTCACCTTTTCGACACACCTCGTTCCGATGACTAGAGGAATCATGGCGACCATCTATCTTCAGTTAAAAGAAGAGGTAAGTGAAGAGGACTTGCGGCAGAAGTTTAAGAGCTACTATGAGTCACAGCCTTTCGTCAGAGTACGTGAATCGGGCGGATTTCCATGCACGAAAGATGTGTACGGATCTAATTTTTGTGACATCGGTCTTACCATTGATGCCCGGACCAAGCGGGTCACCATCGTAAGTGTCATCGATAACTTAATGAAAGGGGCGGCCAGTCAGGCGGTCCAAAATATGAATCTTGTATTTCGATATGACGAGAAAACAGGGCTTGCACCACTGCCTGTTTATCCTTAA
- the argJ gene encoding bifunctional ornithine acetyltransferase/N-acetylglutamate synthase: MIQAKNTQTIEKVADGSILTPKGYKAGGIHSGLRYRKKDFALLMSDRPASAAAVYTQSHFQAPPLKVTQESIAEQGKIQSVVINSAVANACTGEEGLANAYEMRRMIAKRFEIPDEYVAVASTGVIGQQLPMEKIAHGCENVEPSEEGYKDFQQAILTTDTCQKHACYQVQVEGKTVTIGGAAKGSGMIHPNMATMLGFITTDATIEPGDLKHALSPSVDNSFNQITVDGETSTNDMVLTLANGEIDHKPLTENHPDWEAFQTALQLVCEDLAKQIAKDGEGATKLIEVEVTGARSNEEARVIGKKVVGSSLVKTAVYGLDANWGRIVGAIGHSDAVVDPNQCDIYIEEQLVFSNGTPCPFSEEQATEDLDNEKVKMTIRLNEGDGEGTAWGCDLTYDYVKINASYRT, from the coding sequence TTGATACAAGCGAAGAACACCCAAACAATTGAAAAAGTAGCGGATGGTTCCATTCTTACGCCGAAAGGATACAAGGCAGGTGGGATTCATAGCGGATTAAGATACAGAAAAAAGGACTTCGCTCTTCTTATGAGTGATCGACCGGCTTCTGCAGCGGCTGTGTACACTCAAAGCCATTTCCAGGCCCCACCTCTTAAGGTGACGCAGGAAAGCATTGCGGAACAGGGGAAAATTCAAAGTGTCGTGATCAATAGTGCAGTCGCCAATGCCTGCACAGGAGAAGAAGGTCTGGCCAATGCATACGAGATGCGCCGTATGATTGCAAAGAGGTTTGAGATTCCGGATGAATACGTAGCCGTTGCCTCTACAGGAGTCATTGGACAACAGCTTCCAATGGAAAAGATCGCTCACGGCTGTGAGAATGTAGAGCCTTCAGAAGAAGGATATAAAGATTTTCAGCAAGCAATTCTTACGACAGATACTTGTCAAAAGCATGCGTGCTACCAGGTACAGGTGGAGGGGAAAACTGTCACCATTGGTGGAGCAGCTAAAGGATCAGGGATGATTCATCCAAATATGGCGACAATGCTTGGTTTTATTACGACAGATGCAACCATAGAGCCTGGTGATTTAAAACATGCGTTAAGCCCTTCTGTTGATAATTCTTTCAATCAAATTACCGTTGATGGAGAGACTTCAACCAATGATATGGTCCTGACGCTTGCGAATGGAGAAATAGATCATAAACCGCTGACAGAAAATCACCCGGATTGGGAAGCTTTTCAAACTGCCCTTCAGCTTGTTTGCGAAGATCTTGCTAAACAAATCGCCAAAGATGGAGAAGGGGCCACCAAGCTGATTGAAGTGGAGGTCACCGGTGCCCGCTCAAACGAAGAAGCGCGCGTCATTGGGAAAAAAGTGGTCGGTTCGAGCCTGGTGAAGACAGCTGTTTATGGGTTGGATGCCAACTGGGGAAGGATTGTAGGCGCTATCGGACATAGCGATGCGGTGGTAGACCCAAATCAATGCGATATCTACATTGAAGAACAACTGGTGTTTAGTAACGGAACCCCTTGTCCATTTTCAGAAGAGCAGGCAACGGAAGATTTGGATAATGAGAAAGTGAAAATGACGATTCGTCTTAACGAAGGAGATGGAGAAGGGACGGCGTGGGGGTGTGATTTGACTTATGACTATGTCAAAATCAATGCAAGCTACCGAACATAA
- the argB gene encoding acetylglutamate kinase, which translates to MTMSKSMQATEHKPAVVIKLGGSMLDQLTDDFYNSFKDLQKHYHCIIVHGGGPAITKLLDQLNIEGEFFDGLRKTTPETLEVVEMVLGGSVNSKITGHLMKKGMKAVGVKGSETSLLQADYLDKENLGLVGKIRDVNPMFLKKLLDEGYLPVVAPFGRTDDHQTVNINADVAAGAIATAVSAEKLLYVTDVPGILVDDEILASTTPEEIDGMIDQGIIYGGMIPKVHSATEALSDHLEEVRIVSGEKALMEGDLLNGTSIRTKRKEMVE; encoded by the coding sequence ATGACTATGTCAAAATCAATGCAAGCTACCGAACATAAGCCTGCTGTCGTAATAAAGCTCGGTGGAAGTATGCTCGATCAATTAACCGATGATTTTTATAATAGCTTCAAGGACCTGCAGAAACATTATCATTGTATTATTGTTCACGGTGGAGGTCCTGCGATTACAAAATTATTAGATCAGTTGAATATAGAAGGTGAGTTTTTTGACGGGCTGCGGAAAACCACCCCGGAGACGCTCGAGGTTGTAGAAATGGTCCTCGGGGGTTCGGTGAATAGCAAGATCACGGGTCACCTGATGAAAAAAGGGATGAAGGCTGTAGGAGTCAAAGGTTCTGAAACCTCGTTGTTGCAAGCGGATTACTTAGATAAAGAAAACTTAGGCCTTGTAGGAAAGATAAGAGATGTGAATCCAATGTTTCTAAAAAAGCTTCTGGATGAAGGGTACCTCCCAGTGGTTGCACCTTTTGGGAGGACTGATGATCATCAAACGGTGAATATTAACGCCGACGTGGCTGCAGGAGCTATTGCTACAGCTGTCAGCGCTGAAAAGCTTCTTTATGTTACGGATGTTCCGGGCATACTCGTCGATGATGAAATATTGGCGAGCACAACCCCTGAAGAAATTGATGGAATGATCGATCAAGGAATCATCTATGGCGGAATGATCCCTAAAGTTCATTCCGCAACGGAAGCTTTATCCGACCATTTAGAAGAAGTTAGGATTGTAAGTGGAGAAAAAGCCTTGATGGAAGGCGATTTGTTGAATGGTACATCCATCAGAACGAAAAGAAAGGAGATGGTGGAGTGA
- a CDS encoding acetylornithine transaminase encodes MSLFPTYNRFPLTIVSGKGTTVTDDEGKDYLDFVSGIAVCNLGHRPPEVQEALEKQLNQVWHVSNLYQIPVQEEAAQLLCEASELDYAFFCNSGAEANEAAIKLARKHTGREKIITFKQSFHGRTFATMSATGQEKIHDGFGSLLPTFEYYPYNDVQKIEEVHDGHVAAIMVEVIQGEGGVVPGTKEFLKTVEDKCRELGALLIIDEVQTGIGRTGKAFAYQHHGLDPDIVTAAKGLGSGFPVGAMIGKAELKDSFTAGSHGSTFGGNPLASAAVKATLEKIFVPDFLASVTEKGTVFKDKLEDSLARFKSVKEVRGEGLMLGISISSEAIQIVHSLRGKGLLAVVAGPNVLRLLPPLTVEYEEMDQAVALITEAIQQYEDSLQKA; translated from the coding sequence GTGAGTTTATTTCCTACGTATAACCGCTTTCCTTTAACTATTGTATCTGGAAAGGGAACGACGGTGACCGATGATGAAGGGAAAGATTATTTAGACTTTGTATCAGGGATTGCTGTATGTAATCTGGGTCATCGACCTCCAGAAGTTCAGGAAGCGCTGGAAAAACAGTTGAATCAGGTATGGCATGTATCAAACCTTTACCAAATTCCCGTGCAGGAAGAGGCGGCCCAATTGTTGTGTGAAGCGTCTGAGCTGGATTATGCTTTTTTCTGCAACAGTGGGGCAGAAGCGAATGAAGCGGCCATCAAGCTTGCCCGTAAACATACAGGGAGAGAGAAGATTATTACATTCAAGCAATCTTTCCACGGACGGACATTTGCTACGATGAGTGCAACCGGGCAGGAAAAGATTCATGATGGATTCGGTTCTCTACTTCCCACTTTTGAATACTACCCTTATAACGATGTACAGAAAATAGAGGAAGTGCATGACGGCCATGTAGCTGCGATCATGGTCGAAGTCATCCAGGGAGAGGGAGGAGTCGTACCGGGGACCAAAGAGTTTTTGAAAACGGTCGAAGATAAATGCCGGGAATTAGGTGCCCTTTTGATCATTGATGAAGTTCAAACCGGAATCGGACGTACAGGAAAAGCTTTCGCCTATCAACACCATGGACTGGACCCTGACATCGTGACAGCTGCCAAAGGATTGGGAAGCGGATTTCCTGTCGGGGCTATGATAGGAAAAGCTGAATTAAAAGATTCCTTCACAGCTGGATCTCACGGTTCAACGTTCGGTGGGAATCCGTTAGCTTCAGCGGCAGTGAAAGCGACGCTTGAAAAAATCTTTGTTCCTGACTTCCTTGCTTCTGTTACGGAGAAAGGGACGGTATTCAAAGATAAGCTTGAAGATTCATTGGCGCGCTTTAAAAGTGTGAAAGAAGTACGTGGTGAAGGTTTGATGTTGGGGATTTCCATATCCAGTGAAGCGATTCAAATTGTTCACTCATTAAGGGGAAAAGGACTTCTAGCTGTGGTAGCTGGTCCGAATGTTTTGAGGCTGCTCCCTCCATTGACTGTGGAATATGAGGAAATGGACCAAGCTGTTGCTTTAATTACCGAAGCGATTCAACAGTACGAAGACAGTCTTCAAAAAGCATAA